One segment of Niabella beijingensis DNA contains the following:
- a CDS encoding SusC/RagA family TonB-linked outer membrane protein, whose protein sequence is MKKRNLLYLCLLFGFLFAGATHFQLHAQTKSIKGKITQEGSNAPLEGVTVTVEGATDNAVSDKNGRYAIAVRPSEVLVFTYVGMDTVRMEAGASATMDVVMKLSKGSMDEVVVVGYGTMRKRDLTGSVSTIKTAKLEIENPKNIQELMRGNVPGLNIGLTTTAKGGGSIEIRGRRTLKASTDPLIVLDGVIYNGDLADINPTDIESMDVLKDASSAAVFGAKSANGVIIINTRTGRTEKPRIGVNITRGIVNLFRSEDVYGPYEFINWRSDVLKSGNRTAPAYAFEDPNKLPAGVTLADWLAFDNAQGDPTDIWLRRLGMSQVERENYVKGQSTDWKDMVFRTGSQQSYNANLSGKSNRVNYYWSVGHDKNEGAVVGDDYSIYRSRLRLNANVTDFLMVGINSMFSVRDESGAPVAWGQYDGISPWGQPTNPDGTYKIYPIDDAVANRHPLIDRYYTERSYTYKSLDNTLFAKLSLPLGISYEVYYSPRFTNNELYLHNMSQHPEYKVQGGIAVRNTSSAFNWQVDNLLKWSRTINNIHQFDVTLLANAEKYQTWQQSMDGRGFAPSDVLGYHDMGAATITKLTSADTYSTGDAYMARLFYSFKSRYMITGTVRRDGYSAFGINNPRATFPSVALGYVFSDEPFMKTSWLNYGKLRVSWGETGNRSVGIYDALPTLSNGLITYVDASGNPYQESYLYPNTMGNAFLQWERTRSLNVGLDFSLFDQRISGSIEGYSMMTNNLLVNRALPSVTGYVSVPSNLGQVNNKGFEISLQSKNIIKNNFSWNTTFNFSLNRNKIVALYGNKTNVLDAQGNIVGQRESDDLLNKWFIGHAIDAIWGFKVIGVWQEGEEAEAAKYKLSPGDMKLEDVNKDYAFTNDDKQFMGNTEPRFRFSLRNEFQLFKNFDFSFSAYSYWGHKRLFNEAKHSYSITLERYNSFKIPYWTPEHPRDDFARLNSNVGGVTFDVWQNISFIRLDNISLGYTVPKKLLERAKISQLRFNVSARNVAVWTKNYVFWDPEYIGPAPSYVTFGLNLSL, encoded by the coding sequence ATGAAAAAAAGAAACCTTTTGTACCTGTGCCTGCTTTTTGGGTTTTTGTTTGCAGGCGCGACCCATTTCCAACTGCATGCACAAACAAAATCGATTAAGGGAAAAATCACCCAGGAAGGGAGTAATGCCCCCCTGGAAGGTGTTACTGTAACTGTGGAAGGGGCCACTGATAACGCCGTTTCTGATAAGAACGGGCGGTATGCTATTGCGGTCAGGCCTTCGGAGGTATTGGTATTTACCTATGTAGGGATGGATACGGTACGGATGGAAGCAGGCGCGTCGGCAACAATGGATGTTGTTATGAAATTATCAAAAGGTTCAATGGATGAAGTAGTGGTGGTAGGGTATGGAACCATGCGGAAGAGGGACCTGACAGGGTCTGTAAGCACCATAAAGACCGCAAAGCTGGAGATTGAAAATCCGAAGAATATCCAGGAGCTGATGCGGGGTAATGTGCCCGGACTCAATATCGGATTAACAACAACCGCCAAAGGCGGCGGTAGTATTGAAATACGGGGACGCCGCACACTAAAAGCCAGCACAGACCCGCTCATCGTATTGGATGGGGTCATTTATAATGGAGATCTTGCCGACATTAACCCGACTGATATCGAATCAATGGATGTGTTAAAAGATGCCAGCTCCGCCGCCGTTTTTGGTGCCAAATCTGCAAATGGTGTTATCATTATAAATACCCGGACCGGCCGTACCGAGAAACCAAGGATCGGTGTCAATATTACAAGAGGTATTGTGAATCTTTTCCGTTCGGAAGACGTGTACGGTCCTTATGAATTTATTAACTGGCGATCAGATGTATTAAAAAGCGGTAACAGAACGGCACCGGCCTATGCGTTCGAAGACCCCAATAAACTTCCTGCCGGTGTTACATTGGCAGACTGGCTGGCTTTTGACAATGCACAGGGAGACCCTACCGATATCTGGCTCCGCCGCCTGGGCATGTCACAGGTGGAACGGGAAAACTATGTCAAAGGACAAAGTACGGATTGGAAGGATATGGTTTTCAGAACGGGCTCGCAACAGAGCTATAATGCCAACCTCTCTGGTAAATCAAACCGGGTCAATTATTACTGGTCCGTAGGTCATGATAAGAATGAAGGCGCTGTAGTTGGGGATGACTATTCGATATACCGGAGCCGGCTGCGACTCAATGCAAATGTTACTGATTTTTTAATGGTAGGGATCAATTCTATGTTTTCTGTAAGGGATGAAAGCGGTGCACCTGTTGCATGGGGGCAATATGATGGTATCTCGCCCTGGGGACAGCCTACCAACCCGGATGGAACCTACAAGATTTATCCCATCGACGATGCAGTAGCCAACCGGCACCCATTGATTGACCGGTATTACACCGAGCGGTCCTATACCTATAAATCGCTCGACAATACGCTGTTCGCCAAACTATCGCTTCCGTTAGGGATCTCCTATGAAGTATACTATTCACCACGGTTCACCAATAACGAGCTTTACTTGCACAATATGTCGCAGCACCCGGAGTACAAGGTGCAGGGCGGGATCGCGGTCCGTAATACTTCCAGCGCATTTAACTGGCAGGTAGATAACCTGTTAAAGTGGAGCCGTACCATTAATAATATCCATCAGTTTGATGTAACATTACTGGCAAATGCAGAGAAATACCAAACCTGGCAGCAATCGATGGATGGACGGGGATTTGCACCGAGCGATGTGTTGGGCTATCATGATATGGGGGCTGCTACTATAACAAAACTGACCAGTGCCGACACGTACAGCACGGGAGATGCTTATATGGCCCGTTTGTTTTATTCCTTTAAGTCACGTTATATGATCACGGGAACGGTTCGCCGGGACGGTTATTCAGCGTTTGGTATCAACAATCCGCGGGCTACTTTTCCTTCAGTAGCCCTGGGCTATGTATTTTCCGATGAGCCTTTTATGAAAACATCCTGGCTCAATTATGGAAAGCTGCGGGTATCCTGGGGTGAAACGGGTAACCGTTCTGTTGGCATCTACGATGCGCTACCCACATTAAGCAACGGGCTGATCACTTATGTAGACGCCAGTGGCAACCCATACCAGGAGTCCTATTTGTATCCGAACACCATGGGAAATGCATTCCTGCAATGGGAGCGCACCCGATCGCTCAATGTGGGATTGGATTTCAGCCTGTTTGACCAGCGGATCAGCGGGAGCATTGAAGGATATTCCATGATGACCAATAATTTACTGGTAAACCGCGCACTCCCATCAGTTACGGGGTATGTATCGGTGCCCTCCAACCTGGGACAGGTGAATAACAAGGGTTTTGAGATCAGCCTGCAGTCAAAAAACATTATAAAGAATAATTTTTCCTGGAATACGACCTTCAATTTCTCATTGAACCGGAATAAAATTGTTGCATTGTACGGCAATAAAACAAATGTGCTGGACGCGCAGGGTAATATTGTGGGACAGCGGGAATCGGATGATCTGCTGAATAAATGGTTTATAGGGCATGCCATTGACGCGATCTGGGGTTTTAAAGTGATCGGTGTTTGGCAGGAAGGAGAAGAAGCAGAGGCCGCGAAATATAAGCTCTCACCCGGCGATATGAAGCTGGAAGATGTAAATAAGGATTATGCATTTACCAATGATGATAAGCAATTCATGGGAAATACCGAACCCCGTTTCCGGTTCTCTTTACGGAACGAATTCCAGTTGTTTAAGAATTTTGATTTCTCATTTTCGGCCTATTCCTACTGGGGACATAAACGATTGTTCAATGAGGCAAAACACAGCTATTCCATTACACTGGAACGGTACAATTCATTTAAGATCCCTTATTGGACACCGGAACACCCGCGCGATGATTTTGCCCGCCTCAATTCAAATGTAGGGGGCGTTACATTCGACGTATGGCAGAATATCTCGTTTATACGGCTCGATAATATTTCCCTGGGATATACCGTGCCTAAAAAGCTGCTCGAACGCGCCAAAATATCGCAGTTAAGATTCAACGTATCAGCCAGGAATGTGGCCGTATGGACAAAGAACTATGTATTCTGGGATCCCGAGTACATCGGGCCGGCGCCTTCCTATGTAACGTTTGGTTTGAATCTTTCATTATAG
- a CDS encoding BNR-4 repeat-containing protein — protein MKCRLFVFLLALLSVTGSAWAQEMDTRTSTVAAEDAAWCWFSDPRAVYHKEKKEAVYFGYINSEGDVMVRSLELRTNKMQEYTLHEKLQKDDHDVPSFLFLPDHRLLTFYCHHNGDIFMRKTVNPEDITSWEEERVILKKDSANFYCYMNPVMLRDEHNRIYLFGRNIVRRKNGINQPWGETGIYCIYSDDYGATWSKKANLLDNSGRNTPQYVKYATDNKSRIDFLFTNGHPKQGADISVHHMYYEKGAFFQTNGKKIGTLKDLPVLIRDVDKVYDPAAGKARSWIWDIALDAANRPVVTYARYPSETRHQYYYARWDGHQWNTKKIADAGPYMTIIKPGKKLLEAHYSGGIVLDHDNPGNIYLSRQINGKFEIEALKAEAAAQRISVTSRSVVDNIRPYAVSRGRGRTPVLFWMAGNYYHYTDFDTNLKMIR, from the coding sequence ATGAAGTGTCGTCTATTTGTCTTTTTGCTGGCGCTGCTTTCTGTAACCGGATCTGCATGGGCACAGGAGATGGATACCCGGACCAGTACGGTAGCAGCGGAAGATGCCGCCTGGTGTTGGTTTTCGGACCCCCGTGCGGTATATCACAAGGAAAAAAAGGAGGCGGTGTATTTTGGATATATCAATAGTGAAGGAGATGTAATGGTGCGGTCACTGGAGCTGCGCACCAATAAAATGCAGGAATATACACTACATGAAAAGCTGCAGAAAGATGATCACGATGTTCCTTCCTTTTTATTCCTGCCCGATCACAGGCTGCTCACATTTTACTGTCATCACAACGGCGACATCTTTATGCGTAAAACGGTGAACCCGGAGGATATCACATCGTGGGAAGAGGAACGGGTGATCCTGAAGAAAGATTCGGCTAATTTTTATTGCTACATGAATCCCGTTATGCTGCGGGATGAGCACAACCGGATCTATCTTTTTGGAAGGAATATCGTTCGCCGGAAGAACGGCATAAATCAGCCCTGGGGCGAAACGGGTATTTATTGTATTTACAGTGATGACTACGGCGCTACCTGGAGCAAGAAAGCGAACCTTCTGGACAACAGTGGTCGTAATACACCCCAGTACGTAAAATATGCAACCGATAACAAATCGAGGATCGATTTCTTATTTACGAACGGGCATCCCAAACAAGGCGCCGATATCTCGGTACATCACATGTATTATGAAAAGGGGGCTTTTTTTCAGACAAACGGAAAAAAAATCGGAACGCTGAAAGACCTGCCTGTGCTGATCAGGGATGTTGATAAAGTATATGATCCGGCAGCGGGAAAGGCACGGAGCTGGATATGGGATATCGCGCTGGATGCTGCAAACAGACCGGTGGTTACCTATGCAAGGTACCCTTCCGAAACAAGGCACCAGTATTACTATGCCCGATGGGACGGACATCAATGGAATACAAAAAAGATCGCGGATGCGGGGCCTTATATGACCATAATCAAACCGGGAAAAAAATTACTGGAAGCCCATTATTCGGGAGGTATCGTACTCGATCACGATAACCCCGGAAACATATATCTGTCCCGGCAAATAAACGGAAAGTTTGAAATAGAAGCATTAAAAGCGGAAGCTGCAGCACAACGGATTTCTGTTACCAGCCGTTCTGTGGTGGATAACATACGTCCCTACGCGGTAAGCAGGGGCCGGGGCCGTACGCCGGTTCTTTTCTGGATGGCAGGGAACTACTATCACTACACGGATTTTGATACCAACCTTAAGATGATCAGGTAG
- a CDS encoding glucosamine-6-phosphate deaminase: MGEVKSTVRIKKYPARQAMGEAAAVAVAGQIGQLLQQQEVVSVIFAAAPSQNEFLEALLLQEIDWTRINAFHMDEYVGLPADAPQGFGNFLKDRLFSRKPFRSVYYLDGNAPDLDAECDRYAQLVKENLPDIVCLGIGENGHLAFNDPPVADFEDSKTVKVVTLDSICRQQQVNDGCFELLAAVPATALTLTIPALMKGTSLYCIVPSAAKAQAVYNTFYKALSPLYPSTILRTHRNAFVFLDEESARLLDDELLQPKE, translated from the coding sequence ATGGGTGAAGTAAAAAGTACAGTGCGTATAAAAAAATATCCTGCGCGCCAGGCAATGGGTGAGGCGGCTGCGGTTGCCGTAGCCGGGCAGATCGGGCAGCTGCTTCAGCAACAGGAAGTGGTGAGTGTCATTTTTGCGGCAGCGCCCTCTCAGAACGAGTTTCTGGAGGCCCTGTTGTTGCAGGAAATTGACTGGACACGGATCAACGCTTTTCATATGGATGAGTATGTGGGACTGCCGGCCGATGCGCCGCAGGGGTTCGGCAATTTTCTAAAAGACAGGTTGTTTTCCAGGAAGCCATTTCGGTCCGTGTATTATTTAGATGGGAATGCGCCGGATCTGGATGCGGAATGTGACCGGTATGCGCAACTGGTAAAGGAAAACCTACCCGATATCGTATGTTTAGGTATTGGAGAGAACGGGCATCTTGCTTTTAATGACCCGCCTGTTGCAGATTTTGAAGATAGCAAAACGGTCAAAGTGGTGACGCTGGACAGCATTTGCCGGCAGCAGCAGGTGAATGACGGCTGTTTTGAGTTACTGGCAGCAGTACCGGCAACGGCATTAACGCTCACCATTCCGGCATTGATGAAAGGAACCAGTTTGTACTGCATTGTTCCATCTGCCGCAAAGGCACAGGCGGTATACAATACTTTTTATAAAGCATTATCACCACTATATCCTTCTACGATCTTAAGAACACACCGCAATGCATTTGTGTTTTTGGATGAAGAAAGTGCCCGGTTGCTGGATGACGAATTGTTGCAACCAAAAGAATAA
- a CDS encoding sugar MFS transporter, which produces MEGSLLSKRDTVVSLVIIGVLFFIFGFVSWINAILIPYFKIACELTHFQSYLVALAFYISYLLISVPSSYLLKRTGFKKGMMIALWVMAAGAFMFVPAALSRTYGLFLTGLFLLGTGLAIMQTAANPYITILGSKERAAQRISIMGICNKGAGILAPLIFAAVILRSSDAALFQQIPAMAPDQKAAALDELIRRVIIPYTVVGCVLFVLGIMVRYSPLPEINTEEENGTVALANSGKTSIFQFPHLVLGAVAIFLHVGTQIVAIDTIINYAGSMGIQLLEAKSFPSYTLAATITGYMIGIICIPRFFSQGTALKICTFLGLLFSLLLLFTKGQVTLLGHQADVSIWFLVLLGLANSLVWAGIWPLALDGLGRFTKLGASLMIMGLCGNAIMPLVYGYFADVFNVRAAYGILVPCYAYLIFYAVRGYRIRNWRRGEIKLSRNG; this is translated from the coding sequence ATGGAAGGAAGCCTGTTAAGTAAAAGAGATACGGTCGTATCCCTGGTGATCATAGGGGTGCTGTTTTTTATCTTTGGATTTGTCTCCTGGATCAATGCGATCCTGATCCCCTATTTTAAAATAGCCTGCGAGCTTACCCATTTTCAATCCTACCTGGTGGCCCTGGCATTTTATATTTCCTATTTACTGATCTCTGTTCCCTCATCCTACCTTCTGAAGCGCACGGGTTTTAAAAAAGGAATGATGATTGCATTATGGGTGATGGCGGCAGGGGCATTTATGTTTGTGCCGGCAGCATTGAGCCGTACCTATGGCCTTTTCCTGACAGGCCTTTTTTTACTGGGAACCGGTCTTGCGATTATGCAAACCGCAGCCAATCCCTATATCACGATACTGGGTTCAAAGGAGCGAGCTGCTCAGCGGATCAGTATTATGGGTATCTGTAATAAAGGTGCCGGCATTCTGGCTCCGCTCATTTTTGCGGCAGTTATTCTCCGGTCTTCCGACGCCGCACTATTTCAGCAGATCCCCGCAATGGCTCCTGATCAGAAGGCGGCGGCGTTGGATGAACTGATCCGAAGAGTGATCATACCCTATACGGTAGTAGGCTGTGTGCTCTTTGTTTTAGGGATCATGGTACGGTACTCTCCGTTGCCCGAGATCAATACGGAGGAGGAGAACGGAACCGTGGCCCTGGCCAATTCGGGGAAGACCTCCATTTTCCAGTTTCCGCATCTGGTGCTGGGGGCTGTTGCTATTTTTTTACACGTGGGAACGCAGATTGTTGCTATTGATACCATTATCAATTATGCAGGGAGCATGGGCATCCAGCTGCTGGAAGCCAAGTCCTTTCCCTCTTATACATTGGCAGCCACGATTACCGGGTATATGATCGGGATTATTTGTATACCCCGGTTTTTTAGCCAGGGTACCGCTTTAAAGATATGCACCTTTCTCGGGTTGCTCTTTTCCTTACTGCTCCTTTTTACAAAGGGGCAGGTTACCCTATTGGGACATCAGGCCGATGTCTCCATATGGTTCCTGGTATTATTAGGACTGGCCAATTCCCTGGTATGGGCCGGTATCTGGCCGCTGGCCCTGGACGGACTGGGACGCTTTACAAAACTGGGTGCATCGCTGATGATCATGGGACTTTGCGGCAATGCCATCATGCCGTTGGTGTATGGCTATTTTGCGGATGTTTTCAATGTTCGTGCCGCATACGGAATACTGGTTCCCTGTTATGCCTATTTAATTTTTTATGCGGTGCGGGGATACAGGATCAGGAACTGGCGGCGGGGTGAAATAAAATTGAGCAGGAACGGATGA
- a CDS encoding Gfo/Idh/MocA family protein produces the protein MEKQPVNSRRDFVKKAILSSAALTVGGVLPGFTARSYKSILGANEKFNVGVMGVNSRGLALASNFAKQPNCLVRYISDVDQRAADKCITRLETIQHFKPVAQPDFRKALEKKDLDVLVVAAPDHWHAPAALLAMQAGKHVYLEKPCSHNPREGELLVAAQKKYGKVLQMGNQRRSWPNVAQAIKEIHEGVIGKPYFAKTWYTNSRKPIGTGKVTAVPTWLNYDLWQGPAPRKPYKDNLIHYNWHWFWHWGTGEALNNGTHMVDLARWGLQVDYPTKVQSSGGTFAFSDDWETPDTQMISLEFADKSMITWEGRSANGKYNEGASVGVIFYGEKGSLQINGGNSYSIYGLDNKLQKEVKDTTEFKAGDLSNPTEKLDGFHFQNLFDAIKGNATLHSDIQEGYKSTLLVQLGNIAQRTSGMLVTDPANGHIRSDAAAMKLWGRSYEKGWEPHI, from the coding sequence ATGGAGAAACAACCAGTCAATTCAAGACGGGATTTTGTAAAGAAAGCCATTTTAAGTTCAGCAGCGCTTACCGTTGGAGGTGTTTTGCCAGGATTTACTGCCCGTAGTTATAAAAGTATTTTGGGCGCCAACGAAAAGTTTAATGTGGGCGTAATGGGCGTAAACAGCCGTGGACTGGCTTTGGCCAGCAACTTTGCCAAACAGCCCAATTGCCTGGTGCGCTATATAAGTGATGTGGACCAGCGGGCTGCAGATAAATGCATAACCCGTTTGGAAACGATCCAGCATTTTAAACCGGTGGCACAGCCGGATTTCAGGAAAGCGCTGGAGAAAAAAGACCTGGATGTACTGGTGGTAGCAGCTCCGGATCACTGGCATGCACCCGCAGCACTGCTGGCGATGCAGGCCGGTAAACATGTATACCTGGAAAAACCCTGCAGCCATAATCCAAGAGAAGGAGAGTTGCTGGTGGCGGCTCAGAAAAAATATGGCAAAGTGTTGCAGATGGGTAACCAGCGCCGTTCCTGGCCCAATGTGGCACAAGCAATTAAAGAAATACACGAAGGCGTTATCGGCAAACCTTATTTTGCAAAAACCTGGTATACGAATAGTCGTAAACCAATTGGAACCGGAAAAGTTACGGCAGTTCCAACCTGGCTGAATTATGATTTATGGCAGGGCCCTGCACCCAGGAAACCCTATAAGGATAATCTGATCCATTATAACTGGCATTGGTTCTGGCATTGGGGCACCGGCGAAGCCCTGAATAATGGCACGCATATGGTGGATCTGGCCCGCTGGGGCCTGCAGGTGGATTACCCTACAAAGGTACAATCCAGCGGAGGAACTTTTGCTTTTTCGGATGATTGGGAAACACCCGACACACAAATGATTTCTTTAGAATTTGCTGATAAAAGTATGATCACCTGGGAGGGCCGCAGTGCGAATGGCAAATACAACGAAGGCGCTTCCGTAGGTGTAATATTTTATGGTGAAAAGGGCTCGCTGCAGATCAATGGCGGCAACAGCTACAGCATTTACGGGCTCGACAATAAGCTGCAAAAGGAAGTAAAGGATACTACTGAATTTAAAGCCGGCGATTTGTCGAACCCAACAGAAAAGCTGGACGGGTTTCATTTTCAGAATCTGTTTGATGCCATAAAAGGCAATGCCACCCTGCATTCGGATATTCAGGAGGGATATAAAAGTACCTTGCTGGTGCAGTTGGGTAACATCGCACAGCGAACCTCCGGAATGCTTGTGACCGATCCCGCTAACGGACACATACGCTCCGATGCGGCGGCCATGAAGTTGTGGGGACGCAGTTATGAAAAAGGCTGGGAGCCGCATATATGA